The following proteins are encoded in a genomic region of Coffea eugenioides isolate CCC68of chromosome 6, Ceug_1.0, whole genome shotgun sequence:
- the LOC113773259 gene encoding protein ACCELERATED CELL DEATH 6-like isoform X3, with protein MASSSSASEINNSSTSPEPGPLMRLLLKAKDQSPSQPTPLEKKEPEKDLNWYLPLYKASLQGDWESAREFFNRDPDAVTAKITHSLETVLHIAVGTVMAINFVKELLELIQPETLPSLRDQAGQTPLHYAAIFGNVEAAKLLVNRSPAMTNAPSNTGFLPIHLAAGYANKDAVSYLLTVTRDDIQPNPFRDESGAELLNLMIIAEFYDLALYMIQLYPGLATAKSPAGNSALSIIARKDLSVSGGSSVKIWETFLYSRMPAYFWNLYEHPKRKYPDNPDIGCQSCARICCCIRKLNFCGCQKLQAAFWKIIVNLVPHVRDARETKFMHLQALQLVRCLCTEVSKLDYATAASFFQQPIIVGASFGNNVIVEEILHSFPPAIWSRNHEGHNIFMTAVANRREGIFNLLYQMSGHKRLALRLVDNKMNNILHLAGKLAPTAQLNLVSGAALQMQRELQWYKEVEKHVLPESKAHKNSSGRTPAVEFSVEHKDLVKEGEKWMKDAANSCTVSATLIATIAFAASITVPGGNNGDTGNPIFSNDLAFNIFAAADALSLFSSTASLLMFLSILTARYAEVDFLYSLPRRLIIGLVTLFISITTMMIAFSATIYLVFGDKRAWTIVPIAAIACLPVTLFATLQFPLLMDMIRSTYCPGCFGKRSEDLLF; from the exons ATGGCTAGCTCTTCCTCAGCATCTGAGATAAATAACAGCAGCACCAGTCCTGAGCCTGGACCACTAATGAGACTCCTTCTCAAGGCTAAAGATCAAAGTCCCAGCCAACCAACACCATTGGAAAAGAAGGAACCTGAGAAGGATCTCAACTGGTACCTCCCCTTGTATAAAGCATCACTACAAGGTGACTGGGAAAGTGCCAGAGAATTCTTTAATCGAGATCCCGATGCAGTTACTGCTAAAATTACTCATTCTTTGGAGACAGTACTGCACATTGCAGTTGGGACAGTGATGGCAATAAATTTTGTCAAAGAGTTGTTGGAATTGATCCAACCTGAGACTTTGCCAAGTTTGCGAGATCAAGCCGGTCAGACACCCCTGCACTATGCTGCCATATTTGGCAATGTTGAGGCTGCAAAGCTACTAGTGAACAGAAGTCCTGCCATGACTAATGCTCCAAGCAATACTGGTTTTCTGCCTATCCACCTTGCTGCTGGTTATGCCAACAAGGATGCGGTTTCATATTTATTAACTGTCACAAGAGACGACATTCAGCCCAATCCTTTCAGAGATGAATCTGGTGCAGAGCTTCTGAATCTAATGATAATTGCAGAGTTCTATG ACTTAGCCCTCTATATGATTCAACTCTATCCGGGGTTGGCTACAGCAAAATCACCTGCAGGTAACTCTGCATTGAGCATAATTGCTAGAAAGGATTTGTCAGTTTCAGGTGGAAGTTCAGTCAAAATTTGGGAAACATTTCTCTACTCAC GTATGCCAGCATACTTTTGGAATCTCTACGAGCACCCAAAAAGAAAGTATCCAGATAATCCAGATATTGGCTGCCAATCATGTGCAAGAATCTGCTGCTGCATTCGAAAGCTCAACTTTTGTG GGTGCCAAAAGTTGCAGGCAGCATTCTGGAAAATCATTGTGAATTTAG TGCCACATGTCAGAGATGCACGAGAGACAAAATTTATGCATCTGCAGGCACTTCAACTTGTTAGATGCCTGTGCACCGAAGTATCAAAGTTGGATTATGCAACAGCTGCATCATTTTTTCAACAGCCAATCATTGTTGGGGCAAGTTTTGGGAATAATGTGATTGTTGAAGAGATTTTGCATTCGTTTCCGCCAGCAatttggtcaaggaaccatGAGGGGCACAATATATTCATGACGGCTGTTGCCAACCGTAGGGAGGGCATCTTTAACCTCTTGTATCAGATGAGTGGGCATAAACGGTTGGCTCTGCGTCTTGTAGATAACAAGATGAACAACATCTTGCATTTGGCTGGTAAGTTAGCACCTACTGCTCAACTTAATCTTGTATCTGGTGCAGCGCTACAGATGCAGCGTGAGCTACAGTGGTACAAG GAAGTGGAAAAACATGTGCTCCCAGAATCGAAGGCTCACAAAAACTCCAGTGGAAGAACTCCAGCAGTGGAATTTTCCGTGGAACACAAAGACTTGGTTAAAGAAGGAGAGAAATGGATGAAAGATGCAGCAAACTCTTGTACGGTTTCAGCAACTCTTATTGCTACAATAGCTTTTGCAGCATCCATTACTGTGCCTGGGGGCAACAATGGAGACACTGGCAACCCCATTTTTTCCAATGATCTAGCATTTAATATCTTCGCTGCTGCTGATGCTCTCTCACTGTTCTCTTCCACTGCTTCCCTCCTAATGTTTCTGTCCATCCTCACAGCACGATATGCAGAAGTTGATTTTCTCTACTCCCTTCCTAGGAGGTTAATAATAGGTCTTGTCACCCTATTCATCTCTATAACAACCATGATGATAGCCTTTAGTGCCACCATCTACCTTGTTTTTGGTGATAAAAGGGCATGGACAATTGTCCCAATAGCTGCAATTGCTTGTCTTCCTGTGACCTTGTTTGCAACTTTGCAATTTCCCCTCCTGATGGACATGATTCGATCCACTTACTGCCCTGGATGTTTTGGTAAGCGAAGTGAAGATCTTCTCTTTTAA
- the LOC113773259 gene encoding uncharacterized protein LOC113773259 isoform X1, whose protein sequence is MASSSSASEINNSSTSPEPGPLMRLLLKAKDQSPSQPTPLEKKEPEKDLNWYLPLYKASLQGDWESAREFFNRDPDAVTAKITHSLETVLHIAVGTVMAINFVKELLELIQPETLPSLRDQAGQTPLHYAAIFGNVEAAKLLVNRSPAMTNAPSNTGFLPIHLAAGYANKDAVSYLLTVTRDDIQPNPFRDESGAELLNLMIIAEFYDLALYMIQLYPGLATAKSPAGNSALSIIARKDLSVSGGSSVKIWETFLYSRMPAYFWNLYEHPKRKYPDNPDIGCQSCARICCCIRKLNFCGLSVVPYYGQKFIEGCQKLQAAFWKIIVNLVPHVRDARETKFMHLQALQLVRCLCTEVSKLDYATAASFFQQPIIVGASFGNNVIVEEILHSFPPAIWSRNHEGHNIFMTAVANRREGIFNLLYQMSGHKRLALRLVDNKMNNILHLAGKLAPTAQLNLVSGAALQMQRELQWYKEVEKHVLPESKAHKNSSGRTPAVEFSVEHKDLVKEGEKWMKDAANSCTVSATLIATIAFAASITVPGGNNGDTGNPIFSNDLAFNIFAAADALSLFSSTASLLMFLSILTARYAEVDFLYSLPRRLIIGLVTLFISITTMMIAFSATIYLVFGDKRAWTIVPIAAIACLPVTLFATLQFPLLMDMIRSTYCPGCFGKRSEDLLF, encoded by the exons ATGGCTAGCTCTTCCTCAGCATCTGAGATAAATAACAGCAGCACCAGTCCTGAGCCTGGACCACTAATGAGACTCCTTCTCAAGGCTAAAGATCAAAGTCCCAGCCAACCAACACCATTGGAAAAGAAGGAACCTGAGAAGGATCTCAACTGGTACCTCCCCTTGTATAAAGCATCACTACAAGGTGACTGGGAAAGTGCCAGAGAATTCTTTAATCGAGATCCCGATGCAGTTACTGCTAAAATTACTCATTCTTTGGAGACAGTACTGCACATTGCAGTTGGGACAGTGATGGCAATAAATTTTGTCAAAGAGTTGTTGGAATTGATCCAACCTGAGACTTTGCCAAGTTTGCGAGATCAAGCCGGTCAGACACCCCTGCACTATGCTGCCATATTTGGCAATGTTGAGGCTGCAAAGCTACTAGTGAACAGAAGTCCTGCCATGACTAATGCTCCAAGCAATACTGGTTTTCTGCCTATCCACCTTGCTGCTGGTTATGCCAACAAGGATGCGGTTTCATATTTATTAACTGTCACAAGAGACGACATTCAGCCCAATCCTTTCAGAGATGAATCTGGTGCAGAGCTTCTGAATCTAATGATAATTGCAGAGTTCTATG ACTTAGCCCTCTATATGATTCAACTCTATCCGGGGTTGGCTACAGCAAAATCACCTGCAGGTAACTCTGCATTGAGCATAATTGCTAGAAAGGATTTGTCAGTTTCAGGTGGAAGTTCAGTCAAAATTTGGGAAACATTTCTCTACTCAC GTATGCCAGCATACTTTTGGAATCTCTACGAGCACCCAAAAAGAAAGTATCCAGATAATCCAGATATTGGCTGCCAATCATGTGCAAGAATCTGCTGCTGCATTCGAAAGCTCAACTTTTGTGGTTTGTCTGTAGTCCCTTATTATGGTCAGAAGTTCATAGAAG GGTGCCAAAAGTTGCAGGCAGCATTCTGGAAAATCATTGTGAATTTAG TGCCACATGTCAGAGATGCACGAGAGACAAAATTTATGCATCTGCAGGCACTTCAACTTGTTAGATGCCTGTGCACCGAAGTATCAAAGTTGGATTATGCAACAGCTGCATCATTTTTTCAACAGCCAATCATTGTTGGGGCAAGTTTTGGGAATAATGTGATTGTTGAAGAGATTTTGCATTCGTTTCCGCCAGCAatttggtcaaggaaccatGAGGGGCACAATATATTCATGACGGCTGTTGCCAACCGTAGGGAGGGCATCTTTAACCTCTTGTATCAGATGAGTGGGCATAAACGGTTGGCTCTGCGTCTTGTAGATAACAAGATGAACAACATCTTGCATTTGGCTGGTAAGTTAGCACCTACTGCTCAACTTAATCTTGTATCTGGTGCAGCGCTACAGATGCAGCGTGAGCTACAGTGGTACAAG GAAGTGGAAAAACATGTGCTCCCAGAATCGAAGGCTCACAAAAACTCCAGTGGAAGAACTCCAGCAGTGGAATTTTCCGTGGAACACAAAGACTTGGTTAAAGAAGGAGAGAAATGGATGAAAGATGCAGCAAACTCTTGTACGGTTTCAGCAACTCTTATTGCTACAATAGCTTTTGCAGCATCCATTACTGTGCCTGGGGGCAACAATGGAGACACTGGCAACCCCATTTTTTCCAATGATCTAGCATTTAATATCTTCGCTGCTGCTGATGCTCTCTCACTGTTCTCTTCCACTGCTTCCCTCCTAATGTTTCTGTCCATCCTCACAGCACGATATGCAGAAGTTGATTTTCTCTACTCCCTTCCTAGGAGGTTAATAATAGGTCTTGTCACCCTATTCATCTCTATAACAACCATGATGATAGCCTTTAGTGCCACCATCTACCTTGTTTTTGGTGATAAAAGGGCATGGACAATTGTCCCAATAGCTGCAATTGCTTGTCTTCCTGTGACCTTGTTTGCAACTTTGCAATTTCCCCTCCTGATGGACATGATTCGATCCACTTACTGCCCTGGATGTTTTGGTAAGCGAAGTGAAGATCTTCTCTTTTAA
- the LOC113773259 gene encoding uncharacterized protein LOC113773259 isoform X2, translating to MASSSSASEINNSSTSPEPGPLMRLLLKAKDQSPSQPTPLEKKEPEKDLNWYLPLYKASLQGDWESAREFFNRDPDAVTAKITHSLETVLHIAVGTVMAINFVKELLELIQPETLPSLRDQAGQTPLHYAAIFGNVEAAKLLVNRSPAMTNAPSNTGFLPIHLAAGYANKDAVSYLLTVTRDDIQPNPFRDESGAELLNLMIIAEFYDLALYMIQLYPGLATAKSPAGNSALSIIARKDLSVSGGSSVKIWETFLYSPYFWNLYEHPKRKYPDNPDIGCQSCARICCCIRKLNFCGLSVVPYYGQKFIEGCQKLQAAFWKIIVNLVPHVRDARETKFMHLQALQLVRCLCTEVSKLDYATAASFFQQPIIVGASFGNNVIVEEILHSFPPAIWSRNHEGHNIFMTAVANRREGIFNLLYQMSGHKRLALRLVDNKMNNILHLAGKLAPTAQLNLVSGAALQMQRELQWYKEVEKHVLPESKAHKNSSGRTPAVEFSVEHKDLVKEGEKWMKDAANSCTVSATLIATIAFAASITVPGGNNGDTGNPIFSNDLAFNIFAAADALSLFSSTASLLMFLSILTARYAEVDFLYSLPRRLIIGLVTLFISITTMMIAFSATIYLVFGDKRAWTIVPIAAIACLPVTLFATLQFPLLMDMIRSTYCPGCFGKRSEDLLF from the exons ATGGCTAGCTCTTCCTCAGCATCTGAGATAAATAACAGCAGCACCAGTCCTGAGCCTGGACCACTAATGAGACTCCTTCTCAAGGCTAAAGATCAAAGTCCCAGCCAACCAACACCATTGGAAAAGAAGGAACCTGAGAAGGATCTCAACTGGTACCTCCCCTTGTATAAAGCATCACTACAAGGTGACTGGGAAAGTGCCAGAGAATTCTTTAATCGAGATCCCGATGCAGTTACTGCTAAAATTACTCATTCTTTGGAGACAGTACTGCACATTGCAGTTGGGACAGTGATGGCAATAAATTTTGTCAAAGAGTTGTTGGAATTGATCCAACCTGAGACTTTGCCAAGTTTGCGAGATCAAGCCGGTCAGACACCCCTGCACTATGCTGCCATATTTGGCAATGTTGAGGCTGCAAAGCTACTAGTGAACAGAAGTCCTGCCATGACTAATGCTCCAAGCAATACTGGTTTTCTGCCTATCCACCTTGCTGCTGGTTATGCCAACAAGGATGCGGTTTCATATTTATTAACTGTCACAAGAGACGACATTCAGCCCAATCCTTTCAGAGATGAATCTGGTGCAGAGCTTCTGAATCTAATGATAATTGCAGAGTTCTATG ACTTAGCCCTCTATATGATTCAACTCTATCCGGGGTTGGCTACAGCAAAATCACCTGCAGGTAACTCTGCATTGAGCATAATTGCTAGAAAGGATTTGTCAGTTTCAGGTGGAAGTTCAGTCAAAATTTGGGAAACATTTCTCTACTCAC CATACTTTTGGAATCTCTACGAGCACCCAAAAAGAAAGTATCCAGATAATCCAGATATTGGCTGCCAATCATGTGCAAGAATCTGCTGCTGCATTCGAAAGCTCAACTTTTGTGGTTTGTCTGTAGTCCCTTATTATGGTCAGAAGTTCATAGAAG GGTGCCAAAAGTTGCAGGCAGCATTCTGGAAAATCATTGTGAATTTAG TGCCACATGTCAGAGATGCACGAGAGACAAAATTTATGCATCTGCAGGCACTTCAACTTGTTAGATGCCTGTGCACCGAAGTATCAAAGTTGGATTATGCAACAGCTGCATCATTTTTTCAACAGCCAATCATTGTTGGGGCAAGTTTTGGGAATAATGTGATTGTTGAAGAGATTTTGCATTCGTTTCCGCCAGCAatttggtcaaggaaccatGAGGGGCACAATATATTCATGACGGCTGTTGCCAACCGTAGGGAGGGCATCTTTAACCTCTTGTATCAGATGAGTGGGCATAAACGGTTGGCTCTGCGTCTTGTAGATAACAAGATGAACAACATCTTGCATTTGGCTGGTAAGTTAGCACCTACTGCTCAACTTAATCTTGTATCTGGTGCAGCGCTACAGATGCAGCGTGAGCTACAGTGGTACAAG GAAGTGGAAAAACATGTGCTCCCAGAATCGAAGGCTCACAAAAACTCCAGTGGAAGAACTCCAGCAGTGGAATTTTCCGTGGAACACAAAGACTTGGTTAAAGAAGGAGAGAAATGGATGAAAGATGCAGCAAACTCTTGTACGGTTTCAGCAACTCTTATTGCTACAATAGCTTTTGCAGCATCCATTACTGTGCCTGGGGGCAACAATGGAGACACTGGCAACCCCATTTTTTCCAATGATCTAGCATTTAATATCTTCGCTGCTGCTGATGCTCTCTCACTGTTCTCTTCCACTGCTTCCCTCCTAATGTTTCTGTCCATCCTCACAGCACGATATGCAGAAGTTGATTTTCTCTACTCCCTTCCTAGGAGGTTAATAATAGGTCTTGTCACCCTATTCATCTCTATAACAACCATGATGATAGCCTTTAGTGCCACCATCTACCTTGTTTTTGGTGATAAAAGGGCATGGACAATTGTCCCAATAGCTGCAATTGCTTGTCTTCCTGTGACCTTGTTTGCAACTTTGCAATTTCCCCTCCTGATGGACATGATTCGATCCACTTACTGCCCTGGATGTTTTGGTAAGCGAAGTGAAGATCTTCTCTTTTAA